One Saprospiraceae bacterium genomic region harbors:
- a CDS encoding fasciclin domain-containing protein yields the protein MKKIIQFAMMISSLLLISCQGGEKATDAGAAPAQNQAADLGQAGVQDDASQKDIVKVAVGSADHSTLVKALQQAEYVNDLANAGPFTVFAPANAAFDKLPAGTLDNLMKADQKDALQNILEYHVAIGVYRENMFRDGQTINMANTKNITVQVKDGKIMINNSANVVAAVPASNGIVYVVDAVLLPPE from the coding sequence ATGAAAAAGATCATTCAATTCGCCATGATGATAAGTAGTTTGTTACTTATTTCATGCCAGGGTGGAGAAAAAGCAACGGATGCCGGAGCTGCACCAGCACAAAATCAGGCTGCCGACCTTGGACAGGCAGGGGTGCAGGATGATGCTTCACAAAAAGATATTGTGAAAGTTGCTGTTGGTTCTGCAGATCACTCCACATTAGTAAAAGCACTTCAACAAGCCGAGTATGTCAATGACCTGGCCAATGCAGGACCATTTACAGTCTTTGCTCCGGCCAATGCGGCATTCGATAAACTACCTGCTGGTACTTTGGATAATCTTATGAAAGCTGATCAGAAAGATGCTTTACAGAACATCCTGGAATATCATGTTGCTATAGGAGTTTACAGGGAAAACATGTTTCGCGACGGACAGACCATCAACATGGCCAATACCAAGAATATTACGGTTCAGGTTAAAGACGGTAAGATCATGATCAACAATTCTGCGAATGTAGTTGCCGCTGTGCCTGCATCCAACGGGATTGTATATGTGGTAGACGCTGTTTTGCTGCCACCGGAATAA
- the nosZ gene encoding Sec-dependent nitrous-oxide reductase: protein MGMALSAMLVLVFIFSNGCKPKGVQTAVGGNSAVKSYVPPGKYDEFYNFVSGGFSGQMSVYGLPSGRLFRVIPVFSVDPEKGYGYSEETKPMLNTSHGFVPWDDLHHPALSVTDGIHDGKWIFGNGNNTPRIARIDLKTFKTVEIIEIPNSGGNHSSPFITENTEYVVAGTRFSIPMGDKVDVPIKTYKENFRGTVSFISVNKESGDMNLAFQILLPGINFDLARAGKGKSHGWFFFSCYNAERANTLLEVNASQMDKDFIMAVNWKKAEEYLNAGKGVKKAVKYAHNKYDDATHMATSKIETEVVVLDPKDCPDMVYFMPCPKSPHGCDTDPTGEYIVGSGKLAALIPVFSFTKIQEAIAAKNFEGDYEGIPVLKYDAVLHGEVKKPGLGPLHTEFDDKGNAYTSFFVSSEIVKWRVSDLQVLDRVPTYYSIGHLCVPGGPTKKPWGKYVIAYNKITKDRYLPTGPELTQSAQLYSIDGEKMQLLLDFPTIGEPHYGEAIPAELLAKNSTKIYKLEENKNPHVALGEKESKVTRKGNEVHVYMTSIRSHFTPDNIEGVKIGDVVYFHVTNLEQDWDVPHGFAVKGANNAELLIMPGETQTLMWKPDRVGVFPMYCTDFCSALHQEMQGYVRVSPAGSNVALTFSTGEQAEPTQ, encoded by the coding sequence ATGGGCATGGCACTTTCAGCCATGCTGGTGCTGGTTTTTATCTTTTCAAACGGCTGCAAGCCCAAAGGGGTTCAAACAGCGGTGGGTGGAAATTCAGCTGTAAAATCATATGTACCGCCGGGTAAATACGACGAATTCTACAATTTCGTATCCGGAGGCTTTAGCGGACAAATGTCTGTTTACGGATTACCATCAGGCAGATTGTTCAGAGTGATCCCGGTTTTTTCTGTGGATCCGGAAAAGGGTTACGGTTATTCTGAAGAAACCAAACCCATGTTGAACACTTCTCATGGTTTTGTACCCTGGGATGATTTGCACCACCCTGCATTATCGGTTACTGATGGTATTCACGATGGGAAATGGATATTTGGAAATGGCAATAATACACCGCGTATTGCGAGAATTGACCTCAAAACCTTCAAAACAGTAGAGATCATTGAAATTCCCAACAGCGGTGGTAATCACTCCTCTCCATTCATCACAGAAAATACGGAATACGTAGTAGCGGGTACGCGTTTCAGCATTCCTATGGGCGATAAAGTGGATGTTCCAATCAAGACCTATAAGGAAAATTTCCGCGGTACGGTGAGTTTCATTTCTGTGAACAAAGAAAGTGGCGATATGAATCTTGCTTTTCAAATATTACTGCCTGGAATCAACTTTGACCTGGCCAGGGCTGGTAAAGGAAAGTCTCATGGTTGGTTTTTCTTCAGCTGTTACAATGCTGAAAGAGCAAATACTTTATTAGAAGTTAACGCCAGTCAGATGGACAAAGACTTTATCATGGCTGTAAACTGGAAAAAAGCAGAAGAATATCTGAATGCAGGAAAAGGTGTGAAAAAAGCAGTGAAATATGCACATAACAAATACGATGATGCCACACACATGGCAACCTCCAAAATTGAGACGGAAGTAGTCGTATTGGATCCTAAGGATTGTCCGGATATGGTTTATTTCATGCCTTGTCCGAAATCACCACATGGTTGTGATACAGATCCAACTGGTGAATACATCGTAGGTAGTGGAAAATTGGCTGCATTGATTCCCGTTTTCTCTTTTACTAAAATTCAGGAAGCGATTGCTGCAAAAAATTTTGAAGGAGATTATGAAGGCATTCCGGTTTTGAAATACGATGCCGTATTGCATGGAGAAGTAAAAAAACCCGGATTAGGCCCCCTTCACACGGAGTTTGACGATAAAGGAAATGCATACACTTCATTTTTTGTTTCTTCTGAAATTGTAAAATGGAGAGTGAGCGACTTACAAGTGTTAGACCGTGTACCTACCTATTATTCTATTGGTCACTTATGCGTTCCCGGAGGACCTACTAAAAAGCCATGGGGTAAATACGTGATTGCTTACAACAAGATTACCAAAGACCGGTATCTGCCAACCGGACCCGAATTGACGCAAAGCGCTCAATTGTATTCCATCGACGGAGAAAAAATGCAATTATTACTCGACTTCCCTACGATTGGCGAACCACACTATGGTGAAGCCATTCCTGCGGAGTTGCTCGCGAAAAATTCAACAAAAATTTACAAGCTGGAAGAAAATAAAAACCCACATGTTGCTTTGGGTGAAAAGGAATCTAAAGTAACGCGCAAGGGAAATGAAGTTCACGTGTATATGACTTCCATTCGTTCGCATTTTACACCGGATAACATTGAAGGGGTTAAAATAGGTGATGTCGTTTACTTCCATGTGACGAATCTCGAACAGGATTGGGATGTTCCTCACGGATTCGCTGTAAAAGGAGCAAACAATGCCGAATTATTGATCATGCCCGGAGAAACACAGACGCTGATGTGGAAACCTGACAGAGTAGGAGTATTCCCGATGTATTGTACGGATTTTTGTTCGGCATTGCACCAGGAAATGCAGGGATACGTCAGAGTGAGTCCTGCGGGTTCTAACGTTGCCCTTACATTTTCAACCGGTGAGCAAGCTGAACCAACCCAATAA
- a CDS encoding cytochrome c codes for MKNRLFAILGLLCLSLLLFQCKGGVKEDQPTVDFQDLQKNQPEVHGTEVKAEEITLASPLDAEWVKNGESIYNLKCLACHKLTEEKLVGPGWKGLTKKREPAWIINMITNVDMMLESDPEAQKLLEQCLVRMPNQNVSKEESRQILEFMRKNDGEM; via the coding sequence ATGAAAAATCGCTTATTTGCCATTTTGGGCCTTCTGTGCTTAAGCCTTTTGCTTTTTCAGTGTAAAGGCGGGGTCAAAGAAGACCAGCCCACAGTAGATTTTCAGGATCTTCAAAAAAATCAGCCGGAAGTACACGGTACTGAAGTAAAAGCTGAAGAAATCACCCTGGCATCACCATTGGACGCCGAATGGGTTAAAAACGGAGAAAGTATTTACAACCTGAAGTGTCTGGCTTGCCACAAACTTACAGAAGAAAAACTTGTCGGACCAGGTTGGAAAGGCTTAACGAAAAAGAGGGAACCAGCCTGGATCATCAACATGATCACCAATGTGGACATGATGTTGGAATCAGATCCGGAAGCCCAGAAACTTTTAGAGCAGTGTTTGGTAAGGATGCCAAATCAGAATGTAAGTAAAGAAGAATCCCGGCAAATACTGGAATTCATGAGGAAGAATGATGGGGAGATGTAA
- a CDS encoding Rrf2 family transcriptional regulator — MRLSTVTGFKRYYAMLTSKSFGYAVRGMLFLATEASRGNYIQLDVISEKMHAPKHFLAKIFKKLADANWIDSVKGPHGGFKSNKNTLHASLLELLILTDPNDPLDHCVLKWEKCNSKKPCPFHHHISPLKNQFLNILMKTRIEDLLNGHGNEKLKALNLKL, encoded by the coding sequence TTGAGATTATCAACAGTTACCGGATTTAAACGTTATTATGCAATGCTCACGTCAAAATCGTTTGGTTACGCAGTAAGAGGAATGCTGTTTCTCGCCACCGAAGCTTCGCGTGGAAATTATATTCAATTGGATGTGATCTCAGAAAAAATGCATGCTCCAAAACATTTTTTAGCTAAAATATTTAAGAAGCTGGCAGACGCAAACTGGATAGATTCTGTGAAAGGACCCCATGGCGGGTTTAAAAGCAATAAAAATACTTTACATGCAAGTCTGTTGGAATTGCTCATCCTCACAGATCCCAATGATCCTCTGGACCATTGCGTTTTGAAATGGGAGAAATGCAATTCGAAAAAGCCTTGTCCGTTTCATCATCACATCAGTCCCCTTAAAAATCAGTTCCTGAATATTTTAATGAAAACAAGAATAGAAGATTTATTAAATGGACACGGGAATGAAAAATTAAAAGCTTTAAATTTGAAACTATAA
- a CDS encoding sulfite exporter TauE/SafE family protein gives MLSLILAFISAILIGLSLGILGAGGAILTIPVFVYILQVNAIDAITCSLFVVCLTSLTTAIQYYKNKQVHYKAILSFGLPSLASVWFFRSIVLPAIPDPFIDFDGFEMSKSSTLLVVFALLMYVVAYKMLKKNSRTASIEKNPKNQQLSFILHGLFVGALTGLLGAGGGFLIVPALVLLLDLEFKIAVGSSLCIIFLNTTMGLLAKTEMLFQLDWQTLLSFTMITVLASLIGVKISDKFSSAKLKRAFGFILIFVATFMLYEELLLNLSS, from the coding sequence ATGCTCTCCCTGATCCTCGCGTTCATCTCTGCCATCCTCATCGGACTATCTCTGGGCATCCTCGGTGCCGGCGGTGCCATTCTCACCATCCCTGTTTTTGTTTATATTTTACAAGTGAATGCCATTGATGCCATTACCTGCTCGCTCTTTGTGGTTTGTCTGACGAGCCTGACTACGGCCATCCAATATTATAAAAACAAACAGGTACATTACAAAGCCATCCTTTCGTTTGGTCTGCCTTCATTAGCATCTGTTTGGTTTTTCAGAAGTATCGTTTTGCCAGCCATTCCCGATCCTTTCATCGATTTCGATGGCTTCGAAATGAGCAAGTCCTCAACTTTGTTGGTAGTCTTTGCTTTACTGATGTATGTGGTCGCCTATAAAATGCTGAAAAAAAATTCCAGGACGGCAAGCATTGAGAAAAATCCAAAAAATCAACAGTTGTCTTTTATTCTTCACGGACTTTTTGTAGGGGCCCTGACCGGATTGCTGGGTGCCGGAGGAGGTTTTCTCATCGTTCCTGCCCTGGTGCTCTTGCTGGATCTGGAGTTTAAAATAGCTGTTGGCAGTTCTCTCTGTATCATTTTTCTCAATACGACCATGGGCTTACTGGCCAAAACGGAAATGCTCTTTCAATTGGATTGGCAAACCCTCCTGAGCTTTACCATGATTACGGTTCTTGCGAGCCTGATCGGCGTAAAAATTTCAGATAAATTTTCCTCAGCCAAACTGAAACGGGCCTTTGGATTTATCCTCATCTTTGTGGCTACCTTTATGCTGTACGAAGAACTTTTATTAAATCTTTCCTCTTAA
- a CDS encoding rhodanese-like domain-containing protein, with protein sequence MRILHVSFFYLFILAFFACQGSSTAQGIVKDIKTQWNKEPGIIVDVRTPDEWNNGHHPKAIHADWMSDDFRKKSATWDKNKTYYLHCEAGGRSGQAVEYLRKNGFKKVYNAGGYDQIKDLK encoded by the coding sequence ATGAGAATACTTCATGTAAGCTTCTTTTACCTATTCATACTTGCTTTCTTTGCTTGCCAGGGCAGTTCTACGGCTCAGGGAATTGTAAAAGATATCAAGACCCAATGGAACAAAGAACCCGGTATAATTGTGGATGTGCGTACTCCTGATGAGTGGAACAACGGCCATCACCCCAAAGCGATTCATGCGGATTGGATGAGTGATGATTTCAGAAAAAAATCTGCAACCTGGGATAAAAATAAAACCTATTACCTGCACTGTGAAGCGGGCGGAAGAAGTGGCCAGGCTGTTGAATATCTGAGAAAAAATGGGTTCAAAAAAGTTTATAACGCCGGCGGTTACGATCAGATCAAAGACCTGAAGTAA
- the hflX gene encoding GTPase HflX has translation MPRTSFDVREYKSPSGQAENAILVGVILPDQSDRIVGEHLDELEFLAQTAGAQVIKRFTQRLPAINSHSFIGPGKIKEIAAYMDHFPADMVIFDDDLSGKQQNHLESELKVKIIDRSFLILDIFASRAQSAQAKTQVELAQLQYIYPKLRGMWSHLERQRGGIGMRGPGEQEIETDRRIVKEKISLLKKRLEKIDQQNITQRKNRDEMIRVALVGYTNVGKSTLMNLLSKSTVFAENKLFATLDTTVRKVVWDAMPFLLSDTVGFIRKLPHHLIESFKSTLDEVRESDILLHVVDISHPQYKDHIQTVTETLRELGAGDKPVILICNKMDAYREQYFDKYLEPQVKNDLEQELHRQMEANYPYPVLFISARSQENIELLRDRLKSEIIRQYMIRYPYKAKTW, from the coding sequence ATGCCAAGAACTTCATTTGATGTCAGGGAATACAAGAGTCCCTCCGGACAAGCTGAAAATGCCATATTGGTTGGTGTGATTCTTCCAGACCAATCCGACCGGATTGTCGGAGAACATTTGGATGAACTTGAGTTTTTAGCCCAAACAGCAGGCGCTCAGGTCATTAAAAGATTTACACAACGTTTGCCGGCCATCAACTCTCATTCGTTTATAGGTCCGGGCAAAATCAAAGAAATTGCTGCCTATATGGATCACTTTCCTGCAGATATGGTCATCTTTGACGACGACCTCAGCGGAAAACAACAAAACCACCTGGAGTCCGAACTCAAAGTAAAAATCATCGATCGCAGTTTTCTCATCCTCGACATCTTTGCAAGCCGTGCTCAATCCGCACAGGCCAAAACACAAGTAGAGTTGGCACAATTGCAGTACATCTATCCTAAACTTCGAGGCATGTGGTCGCACCTCGAGCGTCAACGCGGTGGTATCGGAATGCGCGGACCCGGCGAACAGGAAATTGAAACGGACCGGCGGATCGTTAAAGAAAAAATTTCCCTGCTCAAAAAGAGATTGGAAAAAATTGATCAGCAAAACATCACCCAACGCAAGAACCGCGACGAAATGATCCGCGTAGCTTTGGTTGGTTATACCAATGTAGGAAAATCTACTTTGATGAATCTCTTGAGCAAATCCACCGTATTTGCAGAAAACAAACTGTTTGCAACACTCGATACCACAGTAAGAAAAGTGGTCTGGGATGCTATGCCTTTTTTATTATCGGATACTGTTGGGTTTATCCGGAAATTGCCTCATCATCTCATCGAAAGTTTTAAATCCACACTCGATGAAGTCAGAGAATCTGATATCCTTTTGCATGTGGTAGACATTTCACACCCTCAGTACAAGGACCATATTCAAACGGTTACAGAAACCTTGCGGGAGTTGGGCGCTGGCGATAAACCCGTTATTTTGATTTGCAATAAAATGGATGCGTATCGGGAACAGTACTTTGATAAATATCTGGAACCTCAGGTGAAAAATGACCTCGAGCAGGAATTGCATCGTCAAATGGAAGCCAATTATCCCTATCCTGTTTTATTTATTTCTGCCCGATCGCAGGAAAATATTGAATTACTGAGAGATCGTCTGAAAAGTGAAATCATCAGACAATACATGATCCGTTACCCTTACAAAGCTAAAACCTGGTAA